One genomic segment of Novisyntrophococcus fermenticellae includes these proteins:
- a CDS encoding carbohydrate ABC transporter permease, which yields MKNRKGKTGFIAACVLPAVILFIIFMLIPTINVFKMSLYKWGGFSNTKTFVGLNNFKILFQDAKFYRSFQNSILLIVLVTIVTMGLSLLFAAILSREKIKGQNFFRIVFYIPNILSVVVISAIFSAIYDPNQGLMNSIISIFREEGKTPILWLGDQKLVIYSLMIAMVWQAIGYYMVMYMASMSSVPESLYESAGLEGAGRVYQFFHITLPLIWNNIRTTLTFFIISTINLSFLFVKALTGGKPDGASEVFLSYMYGQAYTNSSYGYGMAIGVIVFLFSFGLAGLINLATKREVLEF from the coding sequence GTGAAAAATAGAAAAGGCAAAACCGGTTTTATTGCGGCATGTGTACTTCCGGCGGTCATTTTGTTTATTATTTTTATGCTCATTCCTACAATTAATGTTTTTAAGATGTCTTTGTACAAATGGGGCGGTTTTTCAAATACGAAAACCTTTGTCGGATTGAACAATTTTAAGATTTTGTTTCAGGACGCAAAGTTCTACCGCTCATTCCAGAATTCGATTCTGTTAATTGTATTGGTGACAATTGTAACGATGGGACTTTCACTTTTGTTTGCGGCTATCCTCTCCAGAGAGAAGATCAAAGGACAAAACTTTTTCAGGATTGTATTCTATATTCCGAACATTCTGTCGGTTGTAGTTATTTCAGCAATCTTTTCTGCAATTTATGATCCGAATCAGGGTCTTATGAATAGTATTATTTCTATATTCAGAGAAGAGGGAAAGACACCGATTCTCTGGCTTGGAGATCAAAAGCTGGTTATCTATAGTCTGATGATTGCGATGGTATGGCAGGCAATCGGATATTATATGGTGATGTATATGGCAAGTATGTCGAGTGTGCCGGAAAGCCTGTATGAGTCGGCAGGACTGGAGGGAGCGGGAAGAGTCTATCAGTTCTTTCATATTACGCTCCCGTTAATCTGGAATAATATCCGTACAACGCTGACATTCTTTATTATCAGTACGATCAACTTGAGTTTTCTCTTCGTAAAAGCGCTGACAGGGGGTAAACCGGACGGAGCAAGCGAGGTATTCTTAAGTTACATGTACGGTCAGGCGTATACGAATTCATCATATGGATATGGTATGGCGATTGGCGTAATCGTATTCTTGTTCTCTTTTGGGCTTGCGGGACTAATAAATCTTGCAACGAAACGTGAAGTTCTGGAATTCTAG
- a CDS encoding carbohydrate ABC transporter permease: MGKTKIKNRLYKAFIYLLLVILAVIILVPVGWVFLASIKENSEFYGNPWMLPKGVYIQNFIDAFQEAKMGDYLLNSVLVTGMALLLLLIIALPAAYVLARYKFKGSKLCNIMFMGGLFINVNYIVVPIFLMFVNGDKWLKNLIGRGFFLNNMFVVALVYAATALPFTIYLLSGFFATIPKDYEEAAFVDGCGYWKTMLRVMMPMARPSIITVILFNFLSFWNEYIIAMTLLTGEEQTLPVGLMRLMQAQQAAANYGRLYAGLVIVMLPVLILYICVQKKLTEGMSLGGLKG; the protein is encoded by the coding sequence ATGGGAAAGACAAAGATTAAAAACAGGTTATATAAAGCCTTTATTTATCTGTTGCTGGTAATATTGGCAGTCATAATCCTTGTACCGGTAGGGTGGGTATTCCTTGCTTCAATTAAGGAGAATTCGGAATTCTATGGTAATCCATGGATGTTGCCGAAGGGTGTATACATACAGAACTTTATTGATGCATTTCAGGAAGCGAAAATGGGTGACTATCTTCTGAATTCAGTGCTTGTGACAGGGATGGCACTGCTGCTTCTGCTCATAATCGCTCTTCCGGCAGCTTATGTGCTTGCAAGATATAAGTTCAAAGGAAGCAAGCTTTGCAATATCATGTTCATGGGCGGACTGTTCATTAATGTCAATTATATTGTTGTTCCGATTTTCCTTATGTTTGTGAATGGAGACAAGTGGCTGAAAAATCTGATTGGCAGGGGGTTTTTCCTGAATAATATGTTTGTCGTGGCACTTGTGTATGCTGCTACGGCACTTCCTTTTACAATCTATCTGCTTTCGGGATTTTTTGCAACGATTCCGAAAGATTACGAAGAAGCAGCTTTTGTAGATGGGTGTGGTTATTGGAAAACGATGCTGCGGGTTATGATGCCGATGGCACGTCCGAGTATTATCACAGTGATTCTGTTTAATTTCTTAAGTTTCTGGAATGAGTACATTATTGCAATGACTCTTCTGACAGGGGAAGAGCAGACATTACCGGTAGGTCTTATGCGGCTGATGCAGGCACAGCAGGCAGCGGCAAACTACGGACGTCTCTATGCGGGACTGGTAATTGTAATGCTTCCGGTGCTGATTCTGTATATCTGTGTACAGAAGAAGCTTACAGAAGGAATGAGCCTTGGTGGGCTGAAGGGATAA
- a CDS encoding AraC family transcriptional regulator: MAYQRYQFEFRENDVQSTERPDLNLLYISHSCSDKHWQSILHAHPFMELFYIVNGTGLFRTETDTFFVKQDDLVIINPNVMHTEVNQEKETLEYIVLGLDGFFFGSADNTFVPYSIHSLKNHRTELLFFMKSIIQEVHDKQQNYIEICQNLLEILIYLVARITKSNPNFATIDKVSRECRFMEQYMDEHFADDITLDTLSELTHMNKYYLVHAFKKYKGVSPISYLINRRISEAKSLLESSDFPISKIAQQVGFSSQSYFSQVFRKEVHISPGAYRKQHAKKPL; encoded by the coding sequence ATGGCTTATCAGCGATATCAATTTGAGTTCCGTGAAAATGATGTGCAATCCACCGAGCGGCCGGATCTTAATCTGCTCTATATCAGTCACTCCTGCTCTGACAAACACTGGCAGAGTATCCTGCATGCGCATCCCTTTATGGAACTTTTCTATATTGTAAACGGAACCGGTCTTTTCCGAACCGAAACCGATACCTTTTTTGTCAAACAAGATGATTTGGTTATCATCAATCCTAATGTCATGCATACGGAAGTCAATCAGGAAAAAGAAACACTTGAATATATTGTCCTCGGACTGGATGGCTTTTTCTTCGGTTCTGCCGACAATACCTTTGTACCTTACAGCATTCACAGTCTGAAGAATCACCGAACTGAACTCCTTTTTTTTATGAAATCCATTATTCAGGAAGTCCACGACAAACAGCAGAACTATATTGAGATATGTCAGAATCTTCTTGAAATTCTGATTTACCTGGTGGCACGGATTACCAAATCCAACCCCAACTTTGCCACGATCGATAAAGTCTCCCGGGAGTGCCGCTTTATGGAGCAGTATATGGACGAGCACTTTGCTGATGACATCACACTTGATACGCTCAGTGAACTAACACATATGAATAAGTATTACCTCGTTCATGCCTTCAAAAAATACAAAGGAGTCTCGCCAATCAGTTACCTGATTAACCGCCGGATCAGCGAAGCCAAATCATTGCTTGAATCCAGCGATTTTCCCATATCCAAGATTGCACAGCAGGTTGGGTTTTCTTCGCAGTCCTACTTCTCGCAGGTATTTCGCAAAGAGGTTCACATATCCCCGGGTGCCTACCGGAAGCAGCATGCAAAAAAACCTCTTTAA
- a CDS encoding DUF6903 family protein — protein sequence MKKWMMTILELAFFIVCLALIIVHRKTVGPVHLLWMLAGICGLIGLLYVYNRAHR from the coding sequence ATGAAAAAATGGATGATGACAATCCTGGAACTGGCTTTCTTTATTGTATGTCTGGCTCTCATTATCGTTCACCGGAAAACGGTGGGGCCGGTACATCTTCTGTGGATGCTGGCAGGCATTTGCGGACTGATCGGATTGCTTTATGTTTACAATAGGGCGCACCGGTAG
- a CDS encoding carbohydrate ABC transporter substrate-binding protein, giving the protein MKKLRKLVAAGLVTTVAVTGLAGCGGGSAEGGKAEGSSSNNSSAQSSEASSSGKTLKVAALESAYGADMWDGIAKAFEEEHEGVKVELTVDKKLEDKITPAMKSGDYPDVVHLATGRDAALTETLTKEKGLTSLDDVLDMTVPGEDVKVKDKILPGFLDTLGTMPYNDGKTYYAPMFYSPCGLFYNAGLLKEKGWEVPKSWDEMWELGDKAKAEGISLFTYPTTGYFDAFTYALLESSGGADFYNDCMTYKDGVWESDDATAVFETIGKLAEYVEPTTVGNANDEGFTKNQQLILDNKAIFCPNGTWLPDEMADAPRKDGFEWGFTAVPAVAKSEKPSSFTFFEQMWIPAEAENQDLAKEWIAFMYSDKAAEIFADSGAIQPINGISDKLDADKQLYYQIYDNDAAVAVMGGFAATEPVEGVSMADSLFKAVDSIVSGDKTVAEWQSDVEKTSDLLREAMK; this is encoded by the coding sequence TTGAAAAAGTTAAGAAAATTAGTAGCAGCAGGGCTGGTGACTACAGTTGCCGTAACGGGGCTGGCAGGATGCGGCGGAGGCAGCGCCGAAGGGGGCAAAGCAGAAGGGAGCTCTTCCAATAATTCATCAGCGCAATCATCGGAAGCGTCATCGTCTGGAAAAACCTTGAAGGTGGCAGCACTGGAAAGTGCTTATGGTGCCGACATGTGGGATGGTATAGCCAAAGCGTTTGAAGAGGAGCATGAAGGCGTGAAGGTAGAACTCACGGTGGATAAAAAGCTTGAGGACAAGATCACTCCGGCAATGAAGAGCGGAGATTACCCGGATGTTGTGCATCTGGCTACGGGACGTGATGCGGCGCTTACAGAGACTCTGACCAAGGAAAAAGGGCTGACATCTCTGGATGATGTGCTGGATATGACGGTTCCCGGAGAAGATGTCAAAGTGAAGGATAAAATCCTTCCGGGATTTCTCGATACGCTGGGAACTATGCCGTATAACGATGGAAAAACCTATTATGCGCCGATGTTCTATAGTCCGTGTGGTCTGTTCTACAATGCAGGTCTTTTAAAAGAAAAAGGCTGGGAGGTTCCGAAATCCTGGGATGAGATGTGGGAACTTGGAGATAAGGCCAAGGCAGAAGGAATTTCACTGTTCACTTATCCGACAACGGGTTACTTTGATGCATTTACATATGCATTGCTTGAATCATCCGGAGGTGCAGACTTTTACAATGACTGCATGACTTATAAAGATGGGGTCTGGGAGAGTGATGATGCGACAGCGGTATTTGAGACGATCGGAAAACTTGCGGAATATGTTGAACCGACAACCGTTGGTAATGCAAATGACGAGGGATTTACCAAGAACCAGCAGCTGATTCTGGATAACAAAGCAATTTTCTGTCCCAATGGAACATGGCTTCCGGACGAAATGGCGGATGCGCCGAGGAAAGACGGATTTGAATGGGGCTTTACCGCAGTTCCGGCAGTAGCGAAGAGTGAAAAACCATCTTCCTTTACGTTCTTTGAGCAGATGTGGATTCCGGCAGAGGCTGAAAATCAGGATCTTGCTAAAGAGTGGATTGCTTTTATGTATTCAGATAAGGCAGCAGAAATTTTTGCCGATTCCGGTGCAATACAGCCAATCAATGGTATTTCTGACAAGCTGGATGCCGACAAACAGTTATACTATCAGATCTATGATAATGACGCAGCTGTTGCAGTCATGGGCGGATTTGCAGCTACGGAACCTGTGGAGGGCGTATCTATGGCAGACAGCCTGTTTAAGGCCGTTGACAGTATTGTAAGCGGAGATAAGACGGTAGCAGAATGGCAGAGTGATGTTGAAAAGACAAGTGATTTGTTAAGAGAGGCAATGAAATAA
- a CDS encoding glucose 1-dehydrogenase codes for MFELHGKKAIVTGGGKGLCRAMAQALHDAGAEVAILGRSDNVFEAAEKIGSTETPAYAVKGDLEDTDGLRKLYGQCLEKLGGRVDILLNGAGIQFRAPAVTFPEEWWRRIMEVNLNSLFFLSQMAGETMLKQGYGRIINVASMCSFFGSTWIPAYTASKGAVAQLTKALSNEWAGQGITVNAIAPGYMATKLIDDMKEKNPKQYEEISARIPAGRWGTPEDLQGIAVFLASDAAAYITGAVIPVDGGYLGK; via the coding sequence ATGTTTGAACTGCATGGAAAGAAGGCAATTGTAACAGGCGGTGGAAAAGGTCTCTGCCGAGCGATGGCACAGGCATTGCATGATGCAGGTGCGGAAGTCGCTATTCTTGGCAGATCAGATAATGTATTTGAAGCTGCAGAGAAAATTGGAAGCACGGAGACACCTGCATACGCAGTGAAAGGAGATCTGGAGGACACAGACGGGCTGCGGAAGCTTTACGGGCAGTGCTTGGAAAAACTGGGAGGAAGAGTAGATATTCTCTTAAATGGCGCAGGAATACAGTTTCGTGCACCAGCCGTCACTTTCCCGGAAGAATGGTGGAGACGGATCATGGAAGTGAACCTGAATTCTCTTTTCTTCCTCTCCCAGATGGCGGGGGAGACAATGCTGAAACAGGGGTATGGAAGGATTATAAATGTAGCTTCCATGTGTTCTTTCTTTGGGAGTACGTGGATTCCGGCCTACACTGCAAGCAAAGGGGCGGTAGCACAGCTGACCAAGGCATTATCGAATGAATGGGCAGGCCAGGGAATCACTGTGAATGCCATCGCTCCTGGTTATATGGCAACAAAACTTATCGACGATATGAAAGAAAAGAACCCAAAGCAGTACGAAGAGATATCAGCAAGGATTCCAGCCGGAAGGTGGGGAACTCCTGAAGATCTGCAGGGAATAGCAGTATTTTTGGCATCAGATGCAGCTGCATATATTACAGGAGCAGTCATTCCGGTAGATGGAGGATATCTGGGCAAATAA
- a CDS encoding ABC transporter ATP-binding protein → MAEKYFQVDKINVKYGDIQVLWDVRFEADQGEIIALVGSNGAGKSTSVKAASGLIKVHDGHIRFDGKDLTGGNCRKFIDHGVILCPEGRQLFPNMTVYENLEMGACSKEAESRKKETIEKIYNWFPKLKERSGQMAGTLSGGEQQMVAFSRGMMGLPKLFMMDEPSLGLAPTIVDDIFRIAKKVAIEEGLTIVLVEQDVRKALKLADRGYVLENGVINISGTAQELMTNEEVKKAYLGF, encoded by the coding sequence ATGGCAGAAAAATATTTTCAGGTAGACAAGATAAATGTAAAGTATGGCGATATTCAGGTTTTATGGGATGTAAGATTTGAGGCAGATCAAGGCGAAATTATTGCGCTGGTTGGAAGCAATGGAGCTGGAAAAAGTACATCAGTAAAAGCGGCCAGTGGTCTGATTAAAGTGCACGACGGTCATATTAGGTTTGATGGTAAAGACCTTACCGGTGGAAATTGCAGGAAATTTATTGATCATGGAGTTATTCTCTGCCCGGAAGGACGTCAGTTATTTCCGAATATGACAGTGTATGAGAATCTTGAGATGGGAGCTTGCAGTAAAGAGGCAGAGAGCAGAAAAAAGGAGACCATTGAGAAAATCTACAACTGGTTTCCAAAGCTAAAAGAACGGAGCGGCCAGATGGCAGGGACACTGTCCGGAGGAGAACAGCAGATGGTTGCTTTTTCAAGAGGTATGATGGGACTTCCGAAACTGTTTATGATGGATGAACCTTCTTTGGGACTTGCGCCTACGATTGTAGACGATATCTTCCGCATCGCCAAGAAAGTGGCTATAGAAGAGGGTCTGACAATTGTTCTTGTAGAACAGGATGTTCGTAAGGCATTGAAACTGGCAGACCGTGGTTACGTACTGGAAAACGGTGTAATTAATATTTCGGGTACGGCACAGGAACTGATGACAAATGAGGAAGTAAAGAAGGCATATCTCGGATTCTGA
- a CDS encoding ABC transporter substrate-binding protein: protein MKKNVMAILLSVCMAGGLFAGCGSGNSSGDENKSQSTVAGADKSTGDDIVVGAIYPMTGDLADSGKTMQQGIDMAVEEINEAGGVNGHQIKVIYGDSQGDSATGMSEAERLITQEKVNMLMGCYQSGVTVTVAQIAEQYQVPLITANATSDALTSNGYEYFFRLAPTNMMFVRDMIQYIVDESEKNADFAGKSITVFADNSEVGQQTCKWAKYWAEENSIEYKGEITYTSGAADLSSEVLELKSMNPDVVVADCYVSDAILFTKTLKEQGYEPPMIICKGNGFTESAYMESVGAQANGVVVATEFVVGTKGEDICAKYKEKYGEDFNGHSAEAYTTAWVWIDAFKAITDNGDEVTAENIQKELTDIEISDSFSNENEIILPYDKISFDESEFDGTPYLNQNLNATLTVTQIKDGAYIPIWPYDIAQSELQYPASYK, encoded by the coding sequence ATGAAGAAAAATGTAATGGCAATACTACTGTCGGTATGTATGGCAGGGGGTCTCTTTGCAGGCTGCGGCAGTGGAAACAGCAGCGGTGATGAAAACAAATCACAAAGTACAGTAGCAGGTGCTGATAAAAGTACCGGAGATGACATTGTTGTGGGTGCCATATATCCGATGACGGGAGATCTTGCAGACTCAGGAAAGACTATGCAGCAGGGTATAGATATGGCGGTTGAGGAAATCAATGAAGCGGGCGGAGTAAACGGACACCAGATAAAAGTGATCTATGGAGATTCCCAGGGAGATTCTGCAACAGGCATGTCAGAGGCAGAACGTTTGATTACGCAGGAAAAAGTGAACATGCTGATGGGGTGCTACCAGTCAGGTGTAACTGTTACCGTTGCTCAGATTGCTGAGCAGTATCAAGTTCCGCTGATTACTGCAAATGCCACATCAGATGCATTGACTTCCAATGGATATGAATATTTCTTCCGTCTTGCACCTACGAATATGATGTTTGTGCGTGATATGATTCAGTACATTGTGGATGAAAGTGAAAAGAATGCGGATTTTGCGGGTAAATCAATTACAGTATTTGCAGATAATTCCGAAGTTGGCCAGCAGACCTGCAAGTGGGCAAAATACTGGGCTGAAGAGAACAGCATCGAATACAAGGGTGAGATTACATATACTTCTGGTGCGGCGGATCTTTCTTCGGAGGTTCTGGAACTGAAATCTATGAATCCGGATGTAGTTGTGGCAGACTGCTATGTATCCGATGCAATTCTGTTTACAAAGACTTTAAAAGAGCAGGGATATGAGCCCCCGATGATTATCTGTAAAGGAAATGGATTTACAGAAAGTGCTTATATGGAATCGGTAGGGGCGCAGGCAAACGGTGTTGTAGTAGCAACTGAATTTGTAGTTGGAACTAAAGGAGAGGATATTTGTGCAAAATATAAAGAGAAATATGGTGAAGATTTCAATGGACATTCTGCAGAAGCTTATACTACTGCATGGGTTTGGATTGATGCATTTAAAGCAATTACAGATAACGGGGATGAGGTAACCGCAGAAAATATTCAGAAAGAACTGACGGACATCGAAATCTCAGACAGCTTTTCAAATGAAAATGAGATCATCCTGCCTTATGATAAGATTTCTTTCGATGAAAGTGAATTTGACGGAACACCTTACCTGAACCAGAACCTGAATGCAACTCTTACGGTAACACAGATTAAAGATGGAGCTTATATCCCAATCTGGCCATATGATATTGCACAGTCAGAACTTCAGTATCCTGCAAGCTATAAATAA
- the gnpA gene encoding 1,3-beta-galactosyl-N-acetylhexosamine phosphorylase — protein sequence MEDRMTGRVTIPTDADVIPETLELMKRWGADAIRDCDGTVYPEELRNADVKVYATYYTTRKDNAWARANPDEIQQMYIMTPFYTAISDKLKIHLMNHLHTDMLAVNAHDDIRRWWEVIDRTMGEVVPVSEWDYEAESGDVEIRNAKEFHDYTVSFLAYIMWDPVHMYNAVTNDWKDVDKQITFDVRQPKTKAYTIERLKKYIEENPHIDVIRYTTFFHQFTLIFDEFAREKYVDWYGYSASVSPYILEQFEKEAGYKFRPEFIIDQGYMNNTYRIPSKEFLDFQGFQRRKVAKLAKQMVDITHEYGKEAMMFLGDHWIGTEPFMDEFKSIGLDAVVGSVGNGATLRLISDIKGVTYTEGRFLPYFFPDTFFEGGDPTKEAKVNWITARRAILRKPIDRIGYGGYLKLAVKFPDFIDYIERVCEEFRVLYKNIKGTTPYCVKHVAVLNCWGRARSWGNHMVHHAIYQKQNYSYAGVIEALSGAPFDVKFISFEDIRRNPEILADIDVILNVGDAYTAYTGGENWKDDVIITAVKRFIYRGGGFIGVGEPTAFQWEGHFFQLAGALGVEEETGYTLNVDKYNWQEHKHFITEDCGEEINFGEGKKNIFAFDGTTVIRQIDKGVQLAVNNFGEGRCVYISGLPYSFENSRLLYRAILWSAGSEDQINRWFSTNYNVEVHAYVENGKYCAVNNTYEPQETVIYKGDGTSFHVKMDAGALIWYEI from the coding sequence ATGGAAGATAGGATGACAGGGAGGGTGACGATTCCTACAGACGCAGATGTCATCCCGGAGACATTGGAGCTTATGAAGCGCTGGGGCGCGGATGCGATTCGTGACTGTGATGGCACAGTCTATCCGGAAGAACTTAGGAATGCGGATGTGAAGGTGTATGCGACTTATTATACGACGAGAAAGGACAATGCATGGGCAAGAGCAAATCCGGATGAGATCCAGCAGATGTACATTATGACACCATTCTATACGGCGATATCGGATAAATTGAAGATTCACTTGATGAATCATCTGCATACGGATATGCTGGCAGTCAATGCCCATGATGATATCAGACGTTGGTGGGAAGTGATAGACAGAACGATGGGAGAGGTAGTTCCGGTCAGTGAGTGGGATTATGAGGCGGAGAGCGGAGATGTAGAGATACGCAATGCGAAAGAGTTTCATGATTATACCGTGAGCTTTCTGGCTTATATTATGTGGGATCCGGTTCACATGTATAATGCGGTGACAAATGACTGGAAGGACGTAGATAAGCAGATTACATTTGATGTGCGTCAGCCGAAAACGAAGGCATACACAATAGAACGTCTAAAAAAATATATAGAGGAAAATCCGCATATTGACGTGATCCGGTACACTACATTTTTCCATCAGTTCACACTGATTTTTGATGAATTTGCGCGGGAAAAATATGTAGACTGGTATGGCTATTCCGCATCGGTAAGTCCGTATATTCTGGAACAATTTGAAAAGGAAGCAGGCTATAAGTTCAGACCGGAATTTATTATCGATCAAGGCTACATGAACAATACTTATCGGATTCCGTCGAAGGAGTTCCTGGATTTCCAGGGATTTCAGAGAAGAAAGGTTGCAAAACTCGCAAAGCAGATGGTGGACATTACGCATGAATACGGTAAAGAGGCTATGATGTTTCTGGGAGATCACTGGATTGGAACGGAACCGTTCATGGATGAATTCAAGAGCATCGGATTGGATGCAGTAGTGGGAAGTGTGGGTAACGGCGCGACACTTCGATTAATCAGTGACATCAAGGGTGTTACATACACAGAGGGAAGATTTCTGCCGTATTTCTTTCCGGATACCTTCTTTGAAGGAGGAGATCCGACGAAGGAGGCAAAGGTAAACTGGATAACAGCGAGGAGAGCGATTCTTAGAAAACCGATTGACAGAATCGGATACGGCGGATATCTGAAATTGGCGGTGAAGTTCCCGGATTTCATTGATTATATAGAACGTGTGTGTGAAGAATTCCGGGTATTGTATAAGAATATTAAAGGGACAACACCGTACTGCGTAAAACATGTAGCGGTTCTTAACTGCTGGGGAAGGGCGCGTTCCTGGGGAAATCATATGGTACATCATGCAATTTATCAGAAACAGAATTATTCTTATGCAGGAGTGATTGAGGCTTTGAGCGGCGCGCCGTTTGATGTGAAGTTCATAAGCTTTGAAGATATCCGCAGGAACCCGGAGATTCTGGCTGATATTGACGTAATTTTGAATGTCGGTGATGCGTATACAGCATATACCGGAGGCGAGAACTGGAAAGATGATGTAATTATAACAGCAGTGAAAAGATTCATCTACCGGGGAGGTGGATTTATAGGAGTGGGCGAGCCTACTGCATTTCAGTGGGAAGGGCATTTCTTCCAATTGGCAGGAGCTCTCGGCGTAGAAGAAGAAACCGGCTATACTTTGAACGTAGATAAATACAATTGGCAAGAGCATAAGCACTTTATAACAGAAGACTGTGGAGAAGAAATTAATTTCGGTGAAGGAAAGAAGAATATTTTCGCATTTGACGGGACGACGGTTATCCGTCAGATTGACAAAGGAGTACAGCTGGCAGTCAACAATTTCGGTGAAGGAAGATGTGTGTATATCAGCGGACTTCCATACAGCTTTGAGAACAGCCGCCTCCTGTATCGTGCGATTCTCTGGTCAGCAGGTTCCGAGGACCAGATCAACCGCTGGTTCAGTACAAACTACAATGTAGAAGTCCATGCCTATGTTGAAAATGGAAAATATTGTGCAGTAAACAATACATATGAACCACAGGAGACAGTCATTTATAAGGGTGACGGAACCAGCTTTCATGTAAAGATGGATGCCGGTGCACTTATTTGGTATGAAATTTAA